The genomic window TCGGCCTCCTCCAGATACAGGGCCGGAACCCGATCGGTCAGCCAGACACCGTTGTTCGATCGAAAAAAGACGAATCCGTCGTCAACCATCCTCCCGGCCGCCACCCGAAGAACCACCGGCGCTCCGTGCCGGCGGCCGACCGTGACCGCCGTCCCTTCATCTCCCGAAAGGTGAACGTGCTGCCTCCCCGACGGTCGAAGCCCCTCGCGCAAGATCGCGTCGAGGAATCGCGTCGCCGTTCCGTGGTAGAGCACCTCGGGCGGAGGCACCGGCACCAGCCCCAGATCGACTGCAATCGAATGCCCCTGGCTTGCCCGAATCCGCAGGCCGTCGTCACTCAAGCGGAACCGTTGCTTGTCATTCGATGCGACAACCTCGAAAATCAACCCCCGGTCCAACCTCGTCCCGTGTCTCCCGGCGCACGCGATCAGCTCATCCACCACCGCCCAGCCTCCCTCGTCGAGCGTCAGACCGATCGATTCCGGTTTGTGCCGCAAGACGAGGCTTAGAAACTTACTGACCCGGATCAATTGCGATGGCATGGCTGAGCGCCCTCCCTTCCCCCAGGGACACGGAGGGACGCTCCGAGGTTCTCGAAGGCGGTCATCCGTCCCCCAGGGCCGATTCCAGCCGATCGGCAAAGACCGGCTCCCGGCAGGCAAAGTTCTCGCAAACATAAATCGTTGCCTTCCCGTCCCTCGCCGGGCGATCGGCCAGCAAGGGCACGATCCGCGCGGCTTCGGCCTGGTCTTCCCCCTGGGGAGCTGAGGGAGCGACGACCGCATGGGGCAAAAACCGCGACCGAATCCGCCGCAAGACCTCAACCTGTTCCCCTCGATTCGCTCCCGCGACCACGGCGATTTCTTTCGATCGGCCGAGCAGAAAATCGAGCGCGATCAAACTCTGCCCCGCCGCCGTTGGGGCCTTCTCCAGCACCAGGCGAACCGATTGAATCGTCCGACGCGCCAGGTCCTCCAGATCCGATCGACCCGTCAACGCCGCCAACCGTGCCAGCGCCGTCGCGGCCATCGCGTTACCCGACGGTGTCGCGTTGTCGTAAGCGTCCTTCGTGCGGGTAATCAGGGCTTCGTGATCAACCCCGGTATAGAAGAACCCGCCATCCTCGGCATCAAAAAACTGAGCGATCATCACGTCCGTCAGTTCCAAGGCCGAGTCAATCCAACGGACTCGTCCCGTTGCCTCGAACAACCGCGTCAGGCCGTCGATCAGGTTCGCATAGTCATCCAGATACGCGTTGAACTTCGCCTGACCATCCTTGAAGCTGTGCAGCAGTCGCCCATCGTCACCTCGCATCCGATCAAGGATGAACCCCGCCGCCTTCTCCGCCGCGTCGAGGTAGCGATCATCACCCAGCGCATGACCTCCATCGGCCATCGCGGCGATCATCAGGCCGTTCCACGAGGTCAAGACCTTCGTATCCTTGCCTGGCGGAATTCGCTGCTCCCGCACGGCCAACAGTTTCGCCCGGTCCTCATCCAGTTCGGCGCGGAGCTCGTCCAGGGGTCGGCCGAGTGCCTCCGCAACCTGATCCAGCGGCCTGGGCATGTTCAAGATCGTATGCCCTTCCCAGTTCCCCCGCTCGGTCACGTCGTAGACCCTTGCGAACATCTCGGTCCGATCGGTTCCGAGGACCGATCGGATCTCATCAAGCGTCCAGACGTAATACTTCCCTTCCTCTCCTTCGCTGTCGGCGTCCTCGGTGGAGTAGAAGCCCCCCTCGGGGTCGGTCATCCGGCCGAGGGTGTAGTCGAAGATCTCCCGGGCCACCCGGGCGAACTCCGGGTCGCCGGTCAATTGAGACGCCTCGATGCACGTCGATGCAAGCAACGCATTATCATACAGCATCTTCTCGAAGTGCGGCACCAGCCACTCATTGTCCGTCGAATACCGCGCAAACCCGCCGCCGAGGTGGTCGTAGATTCCCCCTCTCGCCATCTTCCCGAGCGTGTGCCGAACCATGTACAACGAGTGATCGTCCCCCTTGCGTCGATGCAACCGCAACAGCAAGCGCAGATCCATCGGATGAGGGAACTTCGGTGCCGATCCGAACCCGCCGTCCTTCGGCTCGAACGCCCGCTCCAGTTGCTTCAACGCATGATCGAGCAAGCCCGAGTCGAGCTCCCCCTCCGACGGCGGCACCCGGCCCGCCGCTCCCAGGTGCTCGGTCAGCTCCCTGGCCGAGTTCATCAAGGCATCTCGGCGATCGGTCCAGGCATCATGAATACTGGTCAACACGCGAGCAAATCCCGGCATCCCCCGGGCGTCTCTCGGAGGGAAATAAGTTCCCCCCCAGAAGGGCTTACCATCGGGGGTGAGAAAGACCGACATCGGCCAGCCGCCGTGCCCGCTCAGGGCCTGAATCGCCGCCATGTAGATCTGGTCCACGTCGGGCCGCTCTTCCCGATCGACCTTCACGTTGATGAAGTACTCGTTCATGATCCGGGCGATCGCGTCATCCTCGAAGCTCTCCCGCTCCATCACGTGGCACCAGTGGCAGGCCGAGTAACCGACCGACAGGAAGATCGGCTTGTCCTCGGTTCTGGCCCTTGCAAAGGCTTCCTCGCCCCACGGATACCAGTCGACCGGGTTGTGCTGATGCTGAAGCAGGTAGGGGCTCGTCTCCCCGGCAAGGCGGTTGGCGGGTCGGTCGGCAGCGTGGTTCATGGCAATCGCCTCGTCGTCA from Tautonia marina includes these protein-coding regions:
- a CDS encoding RNA 2'-phosphotransferase encodes the protein MPSQLIRVSKFLSLVLRHKPESIGLTLDEGGWAVVDELIACAGRHGTRLDRGLIFEVVASNDKQRFRLSDDGLRIRASQGHSIAVDLGLVPVPPPEVLYHGTATRFLDAILREGLRPSGRQHVHLSGDEGTAVTVGRRHGAPVVLRVAAGRMVDDGFVFFRSNNGVWLTDRVPALYLEEADGGRR
- a CDS encoding thioredoxin domain-containing protein; this translates as MNHAADRPANRLAGETSPYLLQHQHNPVDWYPWGEEAFARARTEDKPIFLSVGYSACHWCHVMERESFEDDAIARIMNEYFINVKVDREERPDVDQIYMAAIQALSGHGGWPMSVFLTPDGKPFWGGTYFPPRDARGMPGFARVLTSIHDAWTDRRDALMNSARELTEHLGAAGRVPPSEGELDSGLLDHALKQLERAFEPKDGGFGSAPKFPHPMDLRLLLRLHRRKGDDHSLYMVRHTLGKMARGGIYDHLGGGFARYSTDNEWLVPHFEKMLYDNALLASTCIEASQLTGDPEFARVAREIFDYTLGRMTDPEGGFYSTEDADSEGEEGKYYVWTLDEIRSVLGTDRTEMFARVYDVTERGNWEGHTILNMPRPLDQVAEALGRPLDELRAELDEDRAKLLAVREQRIPPGKDTKVLTSWNGLMIAAMADGGHALGDDRYLDAAEKAAGFILDRMRGDDGRLLHSFKDGQAKFNAYLDDYANLIDGLTRLFEATGRVRWIDSALELTDVMIAQFFDAEDGGFFYTGVDHEALITRTKDAYDNATPSGNAMAATALARLAALTGRSDLEDLARRTIQSVRLVLEKAPTAAGQSLIALDFLLGRSKEIAVVAGANRGEQVEVLRRIRSRFLPHAVVAPSAPQGEDQAEAARIVPLLADRPARDGKATIYVCENFACREPVFADRLESALGDG